From the genome of Neodiprion pinetum isolate iyNeoPine1 chromosome 3, iyNeoPine1.2, whole genome shotgun sequence, one region includes:
- the LOC124215101 gene encoding tetratricopeptide repeat protein 28 isoform X1, producing MSHRDISEVEPEGTSALAAGSRALFLETVRRSNAACQNGDYPLAATLYSEALALDSLSHVLYSNRSAARLKMGQFALALQDAVRATELNPQWHKAYYRQGVALQCLGRHGEALAAFSAGLARDSSNCQLLSGLVEASLKSPLRTTLEPTFQQLRAMKLDESPFVVISVVGQELLGAGQYRAAAGVLEAALSIGTCSLKLRGSVFSALSSAYWALNSLDKAISYMQQDLGVARSLGDTQGECRAHGNLGSAYFSKGSFKEALTAHRYQLVLAMKCKDTQAAASALTSLGHVYTAIGDLPNALASHKQCVQLVKQMADRLQEAREIGNVGAVYLAMGEFESAVDCHTQHLRIARRLGDRVEEARAFSNLGSSHHYRRNFRQAMAYHENVLRIAQELGDRVVETRAYAGLGHAARCAGDLAQAKLWHQRQLDVALTTKDKVAEGRACSNLGIVYQLLGEHDAALKLHQAHLGIARALGDTAGMGRAYGNIGNAYNALGYYEQAIKYHKQELTISKEVNDRSSEASTHGNLAVAYQAVQGHEAALRHYRAHLAIARELKDVAGEACALLNLANCLSSRARFEEAVPYYENYLMISQELHDIEGEAKACHFLGYAHYCLGNHRQAVRYYDQDLALAKDLQDKSGMGRAYCNLGLAHLALGNLDTALECQKYYLAIAHMTKHLAGKFRALGNIGDCFLRLDEPEEAIKMHQRQLSLARQAADRSLEAAAYGALGVAHRATRNLDKALGFHTQELTLRQEAGDLRGECRAHGNLGAVHMALGQYTHAVKCYQEQLERARELADSGVEAQALGNLGIARLNMAHYEDAIGYFEQQLATLEPLSTATALLDKARALGNLGDCYEALGDPEEAIKCHDQQLIAANRLRSIRDQERAYRGLGRAREALGNLQQALVCFEKRLVAAHEVDSPEARGSAYGDLGRVHAALGNHEQAVSCLSHQLTLARGLGDRAGEAEAASGLGAVHLLMDDPSSALRHHQLELSIAEGLDAAGLQARACANLGATQEALGQFEEAVRLQEQSLSLAAAAGDQPARAAAFSSLGRLHHLCGDLSRALSYLQSGLSLSEGLGRREEAASLRHRLGLVHWEAGEATTSVEQFERAANLLESLDGCPPPPSGQPSRADLLSNTYRMLQKVLVSLNRPEEALNWAERSRRCKNRTLDDATHYSEIIDRQRGIILYFSEAETELHAWCLAPGRGLLRFHSATLEDGVSLERRVSLAREALLGESSESVEEPGKIPSRGHRLNASSYSLSSLFSVGSVSSRAGSARWGIGVKGPVWQAPAHVQSLYDLLLAPFEDLLPPTRKELILVVEKSLYLAPLPALQSSPGEDYLCERFSLLVVPSLAALRRRSRIPMPEGGATVAALVAGNPNVPDEIREEYGWPESVISAETEAGIVAELLESRPLIGNEATRSAVLRALPDAECVHLTTPVFWKSASIALTADQREEQADKSEYLLTCSDISRLRLSARLVVISSGHCWSGGENTSVSSDGIQQMAKTLLGTGAQCVLIGMWPVPPTAGSILLRAFYSAMLQGARASRALAEAMQTVQHTRHFAHPSNWAGWLLLGGDARLSNKVALMGQALAELIRSGPEQSRDALRVTLHLVEKSLQRIHRGQKNAMYTTQRSIENKVGEAAGWRELLMSVGFRFEPAGNGIPSSVFFPQSDPEERLTRCSASLQALLGLGPASLHALVRLLQVPEAAEDVISAMRRASCATEGQEVSLPVRVWRAAGSHELFASLGFDLMEVGQSEVTLRTGKQASRRAVQFALQALLALFDTQEAPKSLSLDSSSSMESLASVSQTEKTSPDPPRLGGAFASYVRRRGEPDGKTTEAPNIPIVQPSRSNCGGESDAAFTPSPPVALNLNHQTRIRNLYSDQNPRPGSSSSSSATDWESGHATVLRRQPLPPLPATVLERLSVRTEVGPSSPRKPRHPTSTEDINPQTEGSQPSEVHPHNLRNLATSLTSLTRELTPTISEVYHERNLGLGLAPSLSKLLEEVGSVQDNDQSQISRPTHSQTQNWLQNEPELCRRDEADGRSIAESQCSATSSNKIHRKAPPPPV from the exons ATGTCTCATAGGGATATCTCTGAG GTGGAGCCCGAAGGTACGTCGGCCCTGGCCGCTGGATCTCGGGCTCTGTTTCTGGAAACAGTGCGCAGAAGTAACGCAGCTTGCCAGAATGGAGACTACCCCCTAGCTGCTACTCTGTACTCGGAAGCCCTTGCCTTAGACTCTCTTAGTCACGTGTTGTACTCAAATAGATCTGCGGCTCGTTTAAAGATGGGACAATTTGCTCTAGCTTTACAAGATGCAGTAAGAGCAACGGAACTGAATCCCCAATGGCATAAA GCATATTATCGGCAAGGAGTAGCCCTCCAATGCCTAGGCAGACATGGAGAAGCCTTGGCAGCTTTTAGTGCTGGCTTGGCAAGGGATTCATCCAATTGTCAACTGTTGTCCGGATTGGTGGAAGCTTCGTTGAAATCACCTTTACGCACAACCCTAGAACCAACGTTCCAACAACTCAGGGCAATGAAACTGGATGAATCACCATTTGTAGTTATATCTGTAGTTGGGCAAGAGCTGTTAGGAGCTGGGCAATATCGAGCGGCAGCTGGTGTCTTAGAAGCAGCGTTATCCATTGGAACATGCAGTCTGAAATTAAGGGGTTCCGTCTTTTCTGCCCTATCTAGTGCTTACTGGGCTCTCAATTCGTTGGACAAGGCAATCAGTTACATGCAACAAGATTTAG GTGTTGCACGTTCATTAGGTGATACTCAAGGCGAATGCAGAGCACATGGCAATTTGGGCTCAGCATACTTTAGCAAAGGTAGCTTCAAGGAAGCTTTAACAGCACATAGATATCAACTGGTTTTAGCCATGAAGTGTAAAGACACCCAGGCAGCCGCGTCAGCGTTGACGAGCTTAGGGCATGTCTATACAGCTATCGGAGATTTACCAAATGCTTTAGCATCACACAAGCAATGCGTTCAATTAGTAAAACAAATGGCAGATCGCCTACAAGAAGCAAGAGAAATTGGTAACGTGGGAGCAGTTTACTTGGCAATGGGCGAGTTTGAGAGTGCAGTTGATTGTCACACACAGCATTTGAGAATAGCTCGACGTCTGGGAGACCGAGTAGAAGAAGCCAGAGCTTTCAGTAACTTAGGATCGTCACATCACTATAGAAGAAACTTTCGTCAAGCTATGGCTTATCATGAAAATGTTTTGAGAATAGCTCAGGAACTTGGCGATCGAGTTGTGGAGACAAGAGCCTATGCTGGACTTGGACATGCAGCAAGATGCGCAG GTGATCTTGCACAAGCAAAGCTCTGGCATCAGAGACAACTGGATGTAGCCCTGACGACAAAAGATAAGGTAGCAGAAGGACGTGCCTGTAGTAATTTGGGAATTGTGTATCAACTGCTAGGAGAACACGATGCAGCATTGAAGCTTCATCAAGCCCACTTAGGTATTGCCAGAGCCCTTGGGGACACCGCTGGTATGGGAAGAGCGTATGGAAACATTGGGAATGCCTATAATGCATTGGGTTATTACGAACAAGCAATAAAATACCACAAGCAAGAGTTGACGATAAGTAAAGAG gTCAATGATCGTAGTTCGGAAGCAAGTACACATGGAAATTTAGCCGTTGCATATCAAGCTGTACAAGGACACGAAGCAGCCTTACGACATTATCGGGCTCACTTGGCAATAGCTCGCGAATTGAAAGATGTGGCTGGAGAAGCTTGCGCGCTGCTTAACCTTGCCAACTGTCTCTCATCCCGTGCTAGATTTGAAGAAGCTGTTCCATACTATGAAAACTATCTTATGATATCGCAGGAACTTCATGACATAGAGGGGGAAGCTAAAGCTTGTCACTTTCTGGGTTATGCCCATTATTGCCTTGGCAATCATCGACAAGCAGTGAGATATTATGATCAAGATTTAGCTTTGGCCAAAGATTTGCAGGATAAATCTGGAATGGGAAGAGCATACTGCAACTTAGGTCTTGCACACTTGGCTCTTGGAAATTTAGACACAGCTTTGGAATGCCAGAAATATTATTTAG cAATTGCTCATATGACTAAACATCTAGCTGGAAAATTTAGAGCCCTGGGCAATATCGGAGATTGCTTTTTACGTCTCGATGAACCTGAAGAAGCTATAAAAATGCACCAACGCCAGTTGAGTCTTGCGCGACAAGCAGCCGACCGTAGTCTCGAAGCAGCAGCGTACGGAGCTTTGGGTGTTGCACATCGAGCAACGAGAAATTTGGACAAAGCTCTCGGATTTCATACGCAAGAACTGACATTAAGGCAGGAAGCAGGAGACTTAAGAGGAGAGTGTCGAGCCCATGGCAACTTAGGTGCTGTTCATATGGCTCTGGGTCAGTATACACATGCTGTCAAATGTTACCAGGAACAATTGGAGCGAGCAAGAGAATTAGCAGACTCTGGAGTTGAAGCCCAAGCTCTAG gaAATTTGGGTATAGCTAGACTTAACATGGCCCACTACGAAGATGCAATTGGATATTTTGAGCAACAACTGGCAACTTTGGAACCACTTTCAACAGCAACAGCGTTACTTGATAAAGCAAGAGCTCTTGGTAATTTGGGCGACTGTTACGAAGCATTAGGGGATCCTGAAGAGGCGATAAAGTGTCATGACCAACAGCTGATTGCTGCAAATAGACTTAGAAGTATTCGGGATCAAGAACGTGCCTACAGAGGATTGGGAAGAGCGCGTGAGGCTCTAGGAAATTTGCAACAAGCTTTGGTTTGCTTTGAAAAAAGATTAGTAGCTGCACATGAAGTTGATAGTCCTGAAGCAAGAGGATCAGCCTATGGCGATTTAG GAAGAGTGCATGCTGCACTGGGCAATCATGAACAGGCTGTCAGTTGTTTATCGCATCAACTGACTCTTGCCAGAGGTCTGGGTGATAGAGCTGGGGAGGCTGAAGCAGCTAGTGGTCTTGGTGCTGTTCATCTTCTCATGGATGATCCGAGCTCAGCTCTACGACACCATCAGCTGGAGCTATCTATTGCGGAAGGATTGGATGCAGCTGGACTACAAGCTCGAGCTTGTGCAAATCTTGGAGCAACACAAGAAGCACTTGGTCAATTTGAGGAAGCTGTTAGATTACAAGAACAGTCATTGAGTTTGGCTGCTGCAGCTGGTGATCAGCCAGCTAGAGCAGCTGCTTTTTCCAGTCTTGGCCGTCTTCATCATTTATGTGGAGATCTGTCGCGAGCATTAAGTTATCTGCAGTCTGGACTCTCATTATCTGAGGGATTGGGTCGGAGAGAAGAAGCCGCCAGTTTGAGACACAGATTGGGCTTGGTTCATTGGGAAGCTGGAGAAGCTACAACATCTGTGGAGCAGTTTGAAAGGGCAGCCAATTTATTAGAATCTTTGGACGGTTGTCCACCTCCTCCTTCTGGACAGCCAAGCAGAGCAGATTTACTTTCCAATACATATAGAATGTTGCAGAAAGTTTTAGTAAGTTTGAATAGACCCGAGGAAGCTCTAAATTGGGCAGAAAGATCTCGGAGATGTAAAAATCGAACTCTAGATGATGCCACACATTATTCAGAAATAATAGACAGACAGCGaggtattatattatacttcaGTGAAGCAGAAACTGAATTACATGCGTGGTGTTTAGCACCTGGTCGGGGTCTGCTCAGATTTCACTCTGCAACGCTAGAAGATGGGGTAAGTTTGGAGAGAAGAGTTTCATTGGCTCGTGAAGCGTTATTGGGAGAGTCAAGCGAGTCTGTGGAAGAACCTGGAAAAATACCATCAAGAGGACATCGTTTAAATGCAAGTTCTTACAGCTTGAGTAGTTTATTCAGCGTGGGATCGGTAAGCTCGCGTGCTGGAAGTGCACGTTGGGGCATAGGAGTTAAAGGGCCAGTTTGGCAAGCTCCTGCTCATGTGCAAAGCCTCTACGACCTTCTCCTTGCACCATTTGAAGATCTTCTACCACCAACAAGAAAGGAACTTATACTGGTTGTCGAGAAATCTCTATACTTGGCTCCTCTACCTGCGCTACAATCAAGTCCAGGTGAAGATTATCTTTGTGAGAGATTTTCTCTACTGGTTGTCCCATCACTAGCAGCATTGAGGCGGAGATCAAGAATCCCGATGCCAGAAGGTGGAGCAACGGTAGCTGCGCTAGTCGCAGGAAATCCGAATGTGCCCGATGAAATCAGAGAAGAATACGGATGGCCAGAAAGCGTTATATCTGCAGAAACAGAAGCTGGAATTGTTGCAGAGCTTCTAGAGTCCCGACCATTAATTG GCAACGAAGCTACAAGATCAGCTGTTTTAAGAGCATTACCAGACGCTGAATGCGTTCATCTGACAACCCCTGTTTTTTGGAAATCTGCAAGCATAGCTTTAACTGCTGATCAACGCGAGGAACAAGCCGACAAATCAGAATACCTTTTGACCTGTTCAGATATTTCAAGATTGCGATTATCAGCCCGTCTAGTTGTAATATCAAGTGGTCACTGCTGGAGCGGAGGTGAAAATACAAGTGTAAGTTCTGATGGAATCCAACAAATGGCGAAAACTTTACTGGGCACAGGAGCACAATGCGTACTAATAGGAATGTGGCCTGTACCACCAACGGCAGGTAGCATTTTGTTGAGAGCTTTCTATAGTGCAATGCTGCAAGGTGCTAGAGCTTCTAGGGCATTGGCTGAGGCCATGCAAACTGTACAACATACAAGACATTTCGCACACCCTTCTAACTGGGCAGGATGGCTTCTTCTTGGTGGAGACGCTCGACTTTCGAATAAG GTGGCACTCATGGGTCAAGCTTTGGCAGAGCTTATACGAAGTGGTCCAGAACAGAGTCGAGATGCATTAAGAGTAACACTGCATCTAGTTGAGAAATCTTTGCAAAGAATACACCGTGGCCAGAAAAACGCAATGTATACAACACAGCGTAGTATTGAGAATAAAGTTGGCGAGGCTGCGGGCTGGCGAGAATTGCTCATGTCAGTTGGGTTCAGATTTGAACCAGCTGGTAATGGAATCCCATCGTCAGTGTTTTTCCCACAAAGTGACCCTGAAGAGAGATTAACCAGATGTAGTGCCAGCTTACAAGCATTACTCGGATTAGGACCTGCTTCTTTACACGCTCTCGTCAGACTTTTACAG GTACCCGAAGCTGCTGAGGATGTGATCTCTGCAATGCGAAGAGCAAGCTGTGCAACTGAAGGTCAAGAAGTTAGTTTACCTGTCAGAGTATGGCGGGCTGCAGGATCGCACGAGTTGTTTGCCAGTTTAGGATTTGATTTGATGGAAGTGGGACAATCGGAAGTTACATTAAGAACTGGAAAGCAAGCTTCACGCCGAGCTGTTCAATTTGCACTGCAAGCACTGCTAGCTTTGTTTG ATACCCAAGAAGCTCCCAAAAGTCTTAGCCTAGATTCTAGCAGCTCAATGGAAAGTCTAGCTTCAGTATCACAAACTGAGAAAACTTCGCCCGATCCACCCAGACTCGGAGGAGCTTTTGCAAGTTATGTACGTCGTCGTGGGGAACCAGATGGGAAAACTACCGAAGCACCTAATATTCCAATTGTTCAACCATCTCGGAGCAACTGTGGAG GAGAGTCAGACGCTGCATTCACACCGAGTCCTCCGGTTGCATTGAATTTGAATCATCAAACACGTAtccgaaatttatattctGACCAAAATCCCAGACCTGGTTCTAGTTCCAGCAGTTCAGCAACGGATTGGGAAAGCGGACATGCAACTGTCTTGCGCCGTCAACCACTTCCACCATTACCTGCTACTGTTCTTGAAAGGTTAAGTGTGAGAACAGAAGTTGGGCCTAGCTCGCCTAGAAAACCTCGCCACCCCACTTCTACTGAAGACATCAATCCGCAGACTGAAGGTTCTCAACCATCAGAAGTTCATCCTCATAATTTAAGAAACCTAGCAACATCATTGACTAGTTTAACTCGAGAATTGACTCCAACGATCTCTGAAGTATACCATGAACGAAACTTGGGCCTTGGTCTAGCACCATCTCTGTCTAAACTCCTTGAGGAGGTTGGTTCTGTCCAAGATAATGATCAGAGTCAGATTTCTAGGCCAACCCATAGCCAGACTCAAAATTGGTTGCAAAATGAACCGGAATTATGCCGAAGAGATGAAGCAGATGGTAGATCGATTGCCGAATCTCAGTGCAGTGCGACAAGCTCTAATAAAATACATAGGAAGGCTCCCCCACCCCcagtataa